A DNA window from Gasterosteus aculeatus chromosome 16, fGasAcu3.hap1.1, whole genome shotgun sequence contains the following coding sequences:
- the map2 gene encoding microtubule-associated protein 2 isoform X13 translates to MDSDKQGSEKSGSMSPDSIGSEKRPEEFNEPQMQGFFAGERVVPESPTMDMPSFDPPNVQTQAKEAARPLTLQPTYGEPITVSEKQPSVEVVEIGSIGAPPDSSSQVPKVQGEDSTRDTTDRSGMSAYFETSAMEVDVAPQSKGEGYYELSRSGEEKIMVDARPQEMSYSTLAEAQDKPNPKPANTVFTVPDRSNECRLSPGKLALEQRSYSLNITIGATDPSGQGRPRNFSPLATDIMSYTSGSLDESADYLPVTTPSVNNPPSLPPLILETAASITSDTSSPPRTSEPVSKPSPEPDSPVSPEPFQSTYKNGTVMAQDLPEMLDLAGTRSRLTSDNTEPEFTRRKSIQADFSAFTDDPPCSLVSEELSTGTRRNESQLEEMGYCVFSEYSGPMPSPADVLSPTNISPQAFTHSVLEAKVAEQARKLAVRDTSLEDTSQPSGIADVTEVKDQEKAERKDSAEEKSKVVDEESKQSVNEMPLVQLSESFVTPTVTVTLEEGGRSFSDTERQASGEGSASETEIADYERQIRKLEMEDRPLSMEEERELQELREKVKLVHQEAYEEVDAEDVYQLTGVAKDRIARPIKTSPASSVDSNIDDDKLLSPVLSPSKLKQREVYGSPKRTVSPVLGINKEKEESERKIREEQEKEAAEKKMKEEADIKIREEAEKKEKAMKEEAEIKIREEAEKKEKAIKEEAEIKIREEAEKKEKAIKEEAEIKIREEAENKEKAIKEEAEIKIREEAEKKEKEMKEEAEIKIREEAEKKEKEMKEEAEIKIREEAERKEKEMKEEADIKIREEAERKEKEMKEIEERERREKEEAERILKEETERKEKEQDMKEKEKEERDNKEKEERDKKEKEEREKMEQEAIKQKEEREQREIEEKVRIEKELREKEEREKLEMDLKEKEGKEKAAEMDKSVAEKLEEMAKQPEEEIAARPVEKEAEESVEAEKAQDKGREEVSDEAGPAVVKEIPETRAAIESVVTVEDDFITVVQTIDEAEEPGHSVRFSGSPEAEVLCAASQKAEEEEEEEDEEEEEEEESVELAQEPDMEAASVEEVVDVLETPASPGKEAQTIDTDAPTESYDRDETTMDDSILDSSWVDTQDDDKSTATEHIEPLPKVPSSVKKPAVVQSKHTQQRKTEKQEKTIKPKAKGGRAKGRMSTPERKPLRKEPVFIPREEIPKKKAVIRKAELTKSPSKRSAMRPDARQTRPTQHHSCPRRRATEGLLDTRQPLSVARKSRDRASCHIHHSPLTKIPASISRVAASLDRPRPSSAEPQRLPVLQRLVAEDGGSWSPAKRSSVPRHASILSRRVYHDNEESSTSITSSSSTAPRRPTSFPTEMRAEHRTGRTHSMTESVRSRSARSGHSTPRTPGSTAITPGTPPSYSSSSRTAGTPRSLSLMSQERKIAVVRTPPKSPATTPKQLRIINQPLPDFKNIRSKIGSIENIKYQPKGGQVLIPNVKLDYSHVQSRCGSLERRGHTAGGGNVMIQNKKIDLSHVTSKCGSLDNIHHRPGGGNVRIETVKLDFKDKAQAKVGSLDNAQHAPGGSRVTIESHGQIFRDHATARVDHGAETIVRSPGLSSLVSPQHHRDSNPSSCGSLNVLESPQLATLAEDVTAALAEQGL, encoded by the exons ATGGACTCAGACAAGCAGGGAAGCGAGAAAAGTGGTTCCATGAGCCCAGACAGCATTGGATCGGAGAAACGCCCAGAGGAGTTTAATGAGCCCCAGATGCAAGGGTTCTTTGCTGGTGAACGAGTTGTACCAGAGAGCCCCACCATGGATATGCCATCATTCGATCCCCCCAACGTCCAGACCCAGGCCAAAGAAGCTGCCAGACCACTCACACTTCAGCCTACTTATGGCGAGCCTATCACAGTGTCAGAGAAACAGCCGtcagtggaggtggtggagatcgGCAGCATTGGTGCTCCTCCTGATTCCTCGTCACAGGTACCCAAAGTTCAAGGAGAAGACTCAACAAGGGACACTACAGACAGATCGGGCATGTCAGCATATTTTGAAACATCAGCCATGGAGGTTGACGTGGCTCCCCAAAGTAAGGGCGAAGGCTATTACGAACTGAGCAGATCTGGGGAAGAGAAGATTATGGTTGATGCCAGGCCTCAGGAGATGAGTTACAGCACACTAGCTGAAGCTCAGGATAAACCCAACCCTAAGCCAGCCAATACAGTGTTCACAGTTCCTGACAGGAGTAATGAATGCAGGCTTTCCCCGGGCAAACTGGCTTTAGAGCAGAGGAGCTACTCACTTAACATTACTATTGGAGCAACGGATCCAAGTGGCCAAGGAAGACCTAGGAACTTCTCCCCACTTGCCACAGATATCATGTCTTACACCAGTGGAAGTCTAGATGAGTCAGCAGACTACCTTCCAGTCACTACACCCTCCGTGAATAATCCTCCATCCCTGCCTCCTCTAATCCTGGAGACTGCGGCCTCCATCACCTCAGATACCTCATCTCCTCCAAGGACCTCTGAACCAGTTTCAAAACCCAGCCCTGAACCGGATTCGCCAGTATCACCAGAGCCATTCCAGAGCACCTATAAAAATGGCACAGTGATGGCGCAAGACTTACCTGAGATGCTGGACCTTGCTGGTACCCGTTCCAGACTCACATCAGACAACACTGAACCAGAATTCACCAGGAGAAAGTCAATTCAAGCTGATTTTTCAGCCTTCACAGACGACCCACCGTGCAGCCTTGTTTCGGAGGAACTTAGTACTGGGACCAGGAGGAATGAAAGCCAGCTGGAGGAGATGGGCTATTGTGTGTTCAGTGAATATTCAGGACCAATGCCATCACCGGCAGATGTGTTGAGCCCAACAAACATTTCTCCACAGGCCTTCACCCACTCAGTCCTGGAGGCAAAAGTGGCGGAGCAAGCCAGGAAATTAGCAGTCAGAGACACATCTTTGGAGGACACGAGCCAGCCATCAGGAATTGCTGATGTCACTGAAGTGAAAGACcaagaaaaagcagaaagaaaagattcTGCTGAAGAGAAGAGCAAGGTTGTAGATGAAGAATCAAAACAATCTGTTAACGAGATGCCACTGGTTCAGCTAAGTGAGTCCTTTGTGACACCAACGGTCACTGTTACTCTAGAAGAAGGCGGAAGGTCATTCAGCGACACCGAGCGACAAGCAAGCGGCGAAGGCTCGGCGTCAGAAACGGAGATTGCCGACTACGAGAGGCAGATCCGCAAATTGGAGATGGAGGACAGGCCTCTCAgtatggaggaggagagagaactgCAGGAGCTTCGTGAGAAAGTGAAGCTGGTCCACCAGGAAGCCTATGAGGAAGTGGATGCCGAAGATGTGTACCAGCTGACCGGTGTGGCCAAGGACCGGATTGCGAGGCCTATCAAAACCTCACCTGCTTCGTCCGTCGATAGCAACATCGATGATGATAAGCTGCTCTCTCCAGTGCTCTCACCTTCAAAGCTTAAACAAAGAGAAGTGTATGGTTCCCCCAAAAGAACTGTTTCACCAGTGTTAGGaattaacaaagaaaaagaggagtcagaaagaaaaatcagGGAAGAGCAAGAGAAGGAGGCAGctgagaagaaaatgaaagaagaggCTGACATAAAGAtcagagaagaagcagaaaagaaagaaaaggcaatGAAAGAAGAGGCTGAGATAAAAATCAGAGAAgaggcagaaaagaaagaaaaggcaatAAAAGAAGAGGCTGAGATAAAAAtcagagaagaagcagaaaagaaagaaaaggcaatAAAAGAAGAGGCTGAGATAAAAAtcagagaagaagcagaaaataaagaaaaggcaaTAAAAGAAGAGGCTGAGATAAAAATCAGAGAAgaggcagaaaagaaagaaaaggaaatgaaagaagaggCTGAGATAAAAAtcagagaagaagcagaaaagaaagaaaaggaaatgaaagaagaggCTGAGATAAAGAtcagagaagaagcagaaaggaaagaaaaggaaatgaaagaagaggCTGATATAAAAAtcagagaagaagcagaaagaaaagaaaaggaaatgaaagagatagaagagagggaaaggagagagaaggaagaggcaGAAAGAATCCTAAAGGAAGAGACagaaaggaaggagaaagagcaggatatgaaagaaaaggagaaagaagaaagagacaataaggaaaaggaagaaagagacaagaaagaaaaagaagagagggaaaaGATGGAGCAAGAAGCGataaaacagaaagaggaaagagagcagagagaaataGAGGAAAAAGTAAGAATAGAGAAAGAATTGcgagagaaggaagaaagagaaaagctaGAAATGGATCTgaaagagaaggaaggaaaagagaaagccGCTGAGATGGACAAAAGTGTTGCAGAGAAGCTCGAGGAGATGGCGAAGCAACCAGAGGAAGAAATTGCTGCAAGACCTGTGgagaaagaagctgaagaatctgtgGAGGCTGAAAAGGCGCAAGATAAAGGCAGGGAAGAGGTGTCAGATGAAGCAGGGCCAGCGGTGGTAAAGGAGATCCCAGAAACCCGAGCTGCCATCGAATCAGTGGTGACAGTTGAAGACGATTTCATCACCGTGGTCCAGACCATTGATGAAGCAGAAGAGCCGGGACACAGCGTTCGTTTCTCTGGTTCACCCGAGGCTGAAGTTCTCTGTGCTGCCTCCCAGAaagcggaagaagaagaagaagaggaggacgaggaggaggaagaagaggaggagtctGTGGAGTTGGCCCAAGAACCAGACATGGAGGCTGCAAgtgtagaggaggtggtggatgTTCTTGAGACCCCGGCCTCCCCTGGGAAGGAGGCTCAAACCATAGACACTGATGCCCCGACAGAGAGCTACGACAGAGATGAAACTACGATGGACGACTCCATCCTGGACAGCTCCTGGGTTGACACACAAG ATGATGATAAGAGTACGGCGACAGAGCATATCGAGCCTTTGCCAAAGGTGCCCAGCTCAGTCAAAAAGCCTGCTGTGGTCCAGAGCAAGCATACCCAacaaaggaaaacagaaaaacaagaaaaaacaatcaaGCCAAAGGCCAAAGGAGGACGGGCTAAGGGCCGAATGTCCACACCGGAACGCAAACCTCTCCGCAAAGAACCTGTCTTCATCCCCCGAGAAGAAATCCCCAAGAAAAAAG CTGTGATAAGGAAGGCCGAACTTACCAAATCCCCATCTAAGAGGAGTGCGATGAGGCCAGACGCCCGCCAGACCCGCCCCACCCAGCACCACTCCTGTCCTCGAAGGAGAGCCACAG AGGGGCTGCTGGACACCCGTCAGCCTCTGAGTGTTGCCAGAAAGTCTCGCGACAGAGCATCG TGCCACATCCATCATTCGCCACTAACAAAGATCCCCGCCTCCATATCCAGAGTGGCCGCCTCATTAGATAGACCTCGCCCATCCTCAGCGGAGCCTCAAAGACTCCCAGTATTACAGAGACTCGTGGCCGAG GACGGTGGGTCTTGGAGCCCTGCAAAAAGGTCCTCGGTGCCGCGCCATGCCTCCATTCTGAGTCGCAGGGTGTACCATGACAACGAAGAGAGCTCCACCTCCAtcaccagctccagctccacGGCGCCTCGCAGACCTACAT CATTTCCCACAGAGATGAGGGCAGAGCATAGGACCGGACGGACCCATAGCATGACAG AATCGGTGCGCTCACGTTCGGCTCGCAGCGGCCACTCCACTCCGCGCACTCCTGGTTCCACGGCCATCACTCCAGGAACCCCACCCAGCTACTCGTCGTCCTCAAGGACCGCTGGAACCCCACGCTCCCTCAGCTTGATGTCCCAGGAGAGGAAGATAGCCGTGGTCCGCACCCCGCCCAAGTCACCTGCAACCACCCCCAAGCAGCTGCGCATCATCAACCAGCCACTGCCCGACTTCAAAAACATCCGGTCCAAGATCGGCTCCATAGAGAATATCAAGTACCAGCCAAAAGGAGGACAG GTTCTCATCCCCAATGTTAAGCTGGACTATAGCCACGTTCAGTCTAGGTGTGGGTCCTTGGAGAGGCGGGGCCACACGGCAGGAGGTGGAAAC GTGATGATACAGAACAAGAAGATTGATTTGAGCCACGTGACTTCCAAGTGTGGCTCTCTTGACAACATCCACCATCGGCCAG GGGGGGGTAACGTGCGCATAGAGACTGTGAAGTTAGACTTCAAAGACAAAGCCCAAGCCAAGGTGGGTTCCCTGGATAACGCTCAGCACGCTCCTGGTGGAAGCCGCGTCACG ATTGAGAGCCACGGGCAGATTTTCCGTGACCACGCCACAGCACGAGTGGACCACGGAGCTGAGACCATTGTTCGGTCACCAGGCCTGTCCAGCCTGGTTTCCCCCCAGCACCATCGGGACAGCAACCCATCATCCTGCGGCAGTCTCAACGTGCTGGAGTCGCCTCAGTTAGCAACCCTTGCCGAGGATGTCACTGCAGCTCTGGCCGAGCAGGGTTTGTGA
- the map2 gene encoding microtubule-associated protein 2 isoform X9, protein MADSRQPEDGAPQWDPSGGQEATGNHGANGFPSTTYRTCQPSGAHMATGSYSARENGFNGELTGAPAITAEQVSARIVQEVTAEAVAVLKGEQETQRLPSVEDTANLPPSPPPSPAAQHFGPLEQDVGDEEEAGPLRRFQNSRERCKFLAPSISVSVPEDDPYHSDEEYYDHPLFSPEWTHSGSRPTGQAVAFRQIEEETMEALTAEYEEEVEEEEEEEESAEAAESEEALDEQQWSGEELELDSLQAEPLEQAEAVGEAQDVDLEPGEAARAAAESSLDREEEEEEEEAEAGGSPETALKMDSDKQGSEKSGSMSPDSIGSEKRPEEFNEPQMQGFFAGERVVPESPTMDMPSFDPPNVQTQAKEAARPLTLQPTYGEPITVSEKQPSVEVVEIGSIGAPPDSSSQVPKVQGEDSTRDTTDRSGMSAYFETSAMEVDVAPQSKGEGYYELSRSGEEKIMVDARPQEMSYSTLAEAQDKPNPKPANTVFTVPDRSNECRLSPGKLALEQRSYSLNITIGATDPSGQGRPRNFSPLATDIMSYTSGSLDESADYLPVTTPSVNNPPSLPPLILETAASITSDTSSPPRTSEPVSKPSPEPDSPVSPEPFQSTYKNGTVMAQDLPEMLDLAGTRSRLTSDNTEPEFTRRKSIQADFSAFTDDPPCSLVSEELSTGTRRNESQLEEMGYCVFSEYSGPMPSPADVLSPTNISPQAFTHSVLEAKVAEQARKLAVRDTSLEDTSQPSGIADVTEVKDQEKAERKDSAEEKSKVVDEESKQSVNEMPLVQLSESFVTPTVTVTLEEGGRSFSDTERQASGEGSASETEIADYERQIRKLEMEDRPLSMEEERELQELREKVKLVHQEAYEEVDAEDVYQLTGVAKDRIARPIKTSPASSVDSNIDDDKLLSPVLSPSKLKQREVYGSPKRTVSPVLGINKEKEESERKIREEQEKEAAEKKMKEEADIKIREEAEKKEKAMKEEAEIKIREEAEKKEKAIKEEAEIKIREEAEKKEKAIKEEAEIKIREEAENKEKAIKEEAEIKIREEAEKKEKEMKEEAEIKIREEAEKKEKEMKEEAEIKIREEAERKEKEMKEEADIKIREEAERKEKEMKEIEERERREKEEAERILKEETERKEKEQDMKEKEKEERDNKEKEERDKKEKEEREKMEQEAIKQKEEREQREIEEKVRIEKELREKEEREKLEMDLKEKEGKEKAAEMDKSVAEKLEEMAKQPEEEIAARPVEKEAEESVEAEKAQDKGREEVSDEAGPAVVKEIPETRAAIESVVTVEDDFITVVQTIDEAEEPGHSVRFSGSPEAEVLCAASQKAEEEEEEEDEEEEEEEESVELAQEPDMEAASVEEVVDVLETPASPGKEAQTIDTDAPTESYDRDETTMDDSILDSSWVDTQDDDKSTATEHIEPLPKVPSSVKKPAVVQSKHTQQRKTEKQEKTIKPKAKGGRAKGRMSTPERKPLRKEPVFIPREEIPKKKAVIRKAELTKSPSKRSAMRPDARQTRPTQHHSCPRRRATEGLLDTRQPLSVARKSRDRASDGGSWSPAKRSSVPRHASILSRRVYHDNEESSTSITSSSSTAPRRPTSFPTEMRAEHRTGRTHSMTESVRSRSARSGHSTPRTPGSTAITPGTPPSYSSSSRTAGTPRSLSLMSQERKIAVVRTPPKSPATTPKQLRIINQPLPDFKNIRSKIGSIENIKYQPKGGQVMIQNKKIDLSHVTSKCGSLDNIHHRPGGGNVRIETVKLDFKDKAQAKVGSLDNAQHAPGGSRVTID, encoded by the exons ATGtaggggatgaggaggaggcgggcCCTCTCCGCCGCTTCCAAAATTCTCGGGAGAGGTGCAAGTTCCTCGCCCCCTCCATCTCAGTTTCCGTGCCCGAGGACGACCCGTACCACTCCGACGAGGAGTACTATGATCACCCATTGTTCAGCCCAGAGTGGACGCACTCGGGCTCTCGGCCCACAGGGCAGGCCGTGGCCTTTAGACAGATTGAAG AAGAGACCATGGAGGCTCTTACAGCTGAATATGAGgaagaggtggaagaggaggaggaggaggaggagagtgcagaagcagcagagtcGGAGGAAGCTCTTGATGAGCAGCAGTGGAGCggggaggagctggagctggacaGCCTCCAAGCTGAGCCCTTAGAGCAGGCAGAGGCCGTAGGCGAGGCCCAGGATGTAGACCTGGAGCCGGGCGAGGCAGCtagagctgctgcagaaagctctctggacagagaggaggaggaggaggaggaggaagcagaggctGGGGGGAGCCCTGAGACAG CTCTGAAGATGGACTCAGACAAGCAGGGAAGCGAGAAAAGTGGTTCCATGAGCCCAGACAGCATTGGATCGGAGAAACGCCCAGAGGAGTTTAATGAGCCCCAGATGCAAGGGTTCTTTGCTGGTGAACGAGTTGTACCAGAGAGCCCCACCATGGATATGCCATCATTCGATCCCCCCAACGTCCAGACCCAGGCCAAAGAAGCTGCCAGACCACTCACACTTCAGCCTACTTATGGCGAGCCTATCACAGTGTCAGAGAAACAGCCGtcagtggaggtggtggagatcgGCAGCATTGGTGCTCCTCCTGATTCCTCGTCACAGGTACCCAAAGTTCAAGGAGAAGACTCAACAAGGGACACTACAGACAGATCGGGCATGTCAGCATATTTTGAAACATCAGCCATGGAGGTTGACGTGGCTCCCCAAAGTAAGGGCGAAGGCTATTACGAACTGAGCAGATCTGGGGAAGAGAAGATTATGGTTGATGCCAGGCCTCAGGAGATGAGTTACAGCACACTAGCTGAAGCTCAGGATAAACCCAACCCTAAGCCAGCCAATACAGTGTTCACAGTTCCTGACAGGAGTAATGAATGCAGGCTTTCCCCGGGCAAACTGGCTTTAGAGCAGAGGAGCTACTCACTTAACATTACTATTGGAGCAACGGATCCAAGTGGCCAAGGAAGACCTAGGAACTTCTCCCCACTTGCCACAGATATCATGTCTTACACCAGTGGAAGTCTAGATGAGTCAGCAGACTACCTTCCAGTCACTACACCCTCCGTGAATAATCCTCCATCCCTGCCTCCTCTAATCCTGGAGACTGCGGCCTCCATCACCTCAGATACCTCATCTCCTCCAAGGACCTCTGAACCAGTTTCAAAACCCAGCCCTGAACCGGATTCGCCAGTATCACCAGAGCCATTCCAGAGCACCTATAAAAATGGCACAGTGATGGCGCAAGACTTACCTGAGATGCTGGACCTTGCTGGTACCCGTTCCAGACTCACATCAGACAACACTGAACCAGAATTCACCAGGAGAAAGTCAATTCAAGCTGATTTTTCAGCCTTCACAGACGACCCACCGTGCAGCCTTGTTTCGGAGGAACTTAGTACTGGGACCAGGAGGAATGAAAGCCAGCTGGAGGAGATGGGCTATTGTGTGTTCAGTGAATATTCAGGACCAATGCCATCACCGGCAGATGTGTTGAGCCCAACAAACATTTCTCCACAGGCCTTCACCCACTCAGTCCTGGAGGCAAAAGTGGCGGAGCAAGCCAGGAAATTAGCAGTCAGAGACACATCTTTGGAGGACACGAGCCAGCCATCAGGAATTGCTGATGTCACTGAAGTGAAAGACcaagaaaaagcagaaagaaaagattcTGCTGAAGAGAAGAGCAAGGTTGTAGATGAAGAATCAAAACAATCTGTTAACGAGATGCCACTGGTTCAGCTAAGTGAGTCCTTTGTGACACCAACGGTCACTGTTACTCTAGAAGAAGGCGGAAGGTCATTCAGCGACACCGAGCGACAAGCAAGCGGCGAAGGCTCGGCGTCAGAAACGGAGATTGCCGACTACGAGAGGCAGATCCGCAAATTGGAGATGGAGGACAGGCCTCTCAgtatggaggaggagagagaactgCAGGAGCTTCGTGAGAAAGTGAAGCTGGTCCACCAGGAAGCCTATGAGGAAGTGGATGCCGAAGATGTGTACCAGCTGACCGGTGTGGCCAAGGACCGGATTGCGAGGCCTATCAAAACCTCACCTGCTTCGTCCGTCGATAGCAACATCGATGATGATAAGCTGCTCTCTCCAGTGCTCTCACCTTCAAAGCTTAAACAAAGAGAAGTGTATGGTTCCCCCAAAAGAACTGTTTCACCAGTGTTAGGaattaacaaagaaaaagaggagtcagaaagaaaaatcagGGAAGAGCAAGAGAAGGAGGCAGctgagaagaaaatgaaagaagaggCTGACATAAAGAtcagagaagaagcagaaaagaaagaaaaggcaatGAAAGAAGAGGCTGAGATAAAAATCAGAGAAgaggcagaaaagaaagaaaaggcaatAAAAGAAGAGGCTGAGATAAAAAtcagagaagaagcagaaaagaaagaaaaggcaatAAAAGAAGAGGCTGAGATAAAAAtcagagaagaagcagaaaataaagaaaaggcaaTAAAAGAAGAGGCTGAGATAAAAATCAGAGAAgaggcagaaaagaaagaaaaggaaatgaaagaagaggCTGAGATAAAAAtcagagaagaagcagaaaagaaagaaaaggaaatgaaagaagaggCTGAGATAAAGAtcagagaagaagcagaaaggaaagaaaaggaaatgaaagaagaggCTGATATAAAAAtcagagaagaagcagaaagaaaagaaaaggaaatgaaagagatagaagagagggaaaggagagagaaggaagaggcaGAAAGAATCCTAAAGGAAGAGACagaaaggaaggagaaagagcaggatatgaaagaaaaggagaaagaagaaagagacaataaggaaaaggaagaaagagacaagaaagaaaaagaagagagggaaaaGATGGAGCAAGAAGCGataaaacagaaagaggaaagagagcagagagaaataGAGGAAAAAGTAAGAATAGAGAAAGAATTGcgagagaaggaagaaagagaaaagctaGAAATGGATCTgaaagagaaggaaggaaaagagaaagccGCTGAGATGGACAAAAGTGTTGCAGAGAAGCTCGAGGAGATGGCGAAGCAACCAGAGGAAGAAATTGCTGCAAGACCTGTGgagaaagaagctgaagaatctgtgGAGGCTGAAAAGGCGCAAGATAAAGGCAGGGAAGAGGTGTCAGATGAAGCAGGGCCAGCGGTGGTAAAGGAGATCCCAGAAACCCGAGCTGCCATCGAATCAGTGGTGACAGTTGAAGACGATTTCATCACCGTGGTCCAGACCATTGATGAAGCAGAAGAGCCGGGACACAGCGTTCGTTTCTCTGGTTCACCCGAGGCTGAAGTTCTCTGTGCTGCCTCCCAGAaagcggaagaagaagaagaagaggaggacgaggaggaggaagaagaggaggagtctGTGGAGTTGGCCCAAGAACCAGACATGGAGGCTGCAAgtgtagaggaggtggtggatgTTCTTGAGACCCCGGCCTCCCCTGGGAAGGAGGCTCAAACCATAGACACTGATGCCCCGACAGAGAGCTACGACAGAGATGAAACTACGATGGACGACTCCATCCTGGACAGCTCCTGGGTTGACACACAAG ATGATGATAAGAGTACGGCGACAGAGCATATCGAGCCTTTGCCAAAGGTGCCCAGCTCAGTCAAAAAGCCTGCTGTGGTCCAGAGCAAGCATACCCAacaaaggaaaacagaaaaacaagaaaaaacaatcaaGCCAAAGGCCAAAGGAGGACGGGCTAAGGGCCGAATGTCCACACCGGAACGCAAACCTCTCCGCAAAGAACCTGTCTTCATCCCCCGAGAAGAAATCCCCAAGAAAAAAG CTGTGATAAGGAAGGCCGAACTTACCAAATCCCCATCTAAGAGGAGTGCGATGAGGCCAGACGCCCGCCAGACCCGCCCCACCCAGCACCACTCCTGTCCTCGAAGGAGAGCCACAG AGGGGCTGCTGGACACCCGTCAGCCTCTGAGTGTTGCCAGAAAGTCTCGCGACAGAGCATCG GACGGTGGGTCTTGGAGCCCTGCAAAAAGGTCCTCGGTGCCGCGCCATGCCTCCATTCTGAGTCGCAGGGTGTACCATGACAACGAAGAGAGCTCCACCTCCAtcaccagctccagctccacGGCGCCTCGCAGACCTACAT CATTTCCCACAGAGATGAGGGCAGAGCATAGGACCGGACGGACCCATAGCATGACAG AATCGGTGCGCTCACGTTCGGCTCGCAGCGGCCACTCCACTCCGCGCACTCCTGGTTCCACGGCCATCACTCCAGGAACCCCACCCAGCTACTCGTCGTCCTCAAGGACCGCTGGAACCCCACGCTCCCTCAGCTTGATGTCCCAGGAGAGGAAGATAGCCGTGGTCCGCACCCCGCCCAAGTCACCTGCAACCACCCCCAAGCAGCTGCGCATCATCAACCAGCCACTGCCCGACTTCAAAAACATCCGGTCCAAGATCGGCTCCATAGAGAATATCAAGTACCAGCCAAAAGGAGGACAG GTGATGATACAGAACAAGAAGATTGATTTGAGCCACGTGACTTCCAAGTGTGGCTCTCTTGACAACATCCACCATCGGCCAG GGGGGGGTAACGTGCGCATAGAGACTGTGAAGTTAGACTTCAAAGACAAAGCCCAAGCCAAGGTGGGTTCCCTGGATAACGCTCAGCACGCTCCTGGTGGAAGCCGCGTCACG ATAGATTGA